A stretch of the Actinomyces faecalis genome encodes the following:
- a CDS encoding LCP family protein has product MSPRPGPRARHSVKDLSHHAGRTAMVVVLAVVLFVVSFVAIAYHDLQSQVTRVDVASMIGTARPTRSDEAKVSDDYAGVAVNILVLGSDTRDGANNVDGAAGSDDVAGARSDTAMIMHVSADRSRIEVVSIPRDTLLEIPSCTRADGTTTYAQSSAMFNSAFAGGAGEGTTAEDVAAGAACTLKTVEELTGIHIDEFVVVDFAGLQRMVDALDGVTVYVSDDISDAEHTGLVLDAGCYHFDGATALQYARARYGAGDGSDLSRIERQQNLMGAMLRAAQSKSLLSNADDLYSFARSALSTLTTSPRIGSLPTLAGLAQSLQAIGMDNVSFITMPNALVGARVVPTAEAEDVWSALINDVPVGSENVSLQGTGTTPSVTEADVQDGTTTDAAGAGADGAQEPAQSTGTTVNEAAPEPAEDPAAQCYASGS; this is encoded by the coding sequence GTGTCTCCACGACCCGGGCCTCGCGCACGCCACTCCGTCAAGGACCTGAGCCACCACGCCGGACGCACCGCCATGGTGGTCGTCCTCGCCGTCGTGCTCTTCGTCGTCTCCTTCGTGGCGATCGCCTACCACGACCTCCAGAGCCAGGTGACGCGGGTTGACGTGGCCTCCATGATCGGTACCGCCCGCCCCACGCGTTCTGACGAGGCCAAGGTGAGCGACGACTACGCCGGCGTGGCTGTCAACATCCTGGTCCTGGGGTCCGACACCCGTGATGGTGCCAACAACGTCGACGGCGCCGCAGGCTCTGACGACGTCGCCGGGGCCCGGTCGGACACCGCGATGATCATGCACGTGTCCGCCGACCGCTCGCGCATCGAGGTCGTCTCGATCCCCCGTGACACGCTGCTGGAGATCCCCTCGTGCACGCGGGCGGACGGGACCACCACCTACGCCCAGTCCAGCGCCATGTTCAACTCCGCCTTCGCGGGCGGTGCCGGCGAGGGCACCACCGCCGAGGACGTCGCCGCAGGCGCGGCGTGCACCCTCAAGACCGTCGAGGAGCTCACCGGCATCCACATCGACGAGTTCGTCGTCGTCGACTTCGCAGGGCTCCAGAGGATGGTCGACGCGCTGGACGGCGTGACTGTCTACGTCAGTGACGACATCAGCGACGCTGAGCACACCGGCCTCGTGCTCGACGCCGGCTGCTACCACTTCGACGGTGCCACTGCCCTGCAGTACGCCCGCGCCCGCTACGGGGCCGGCGACGGATCGGACCTCAGCCGTATCGAGCGTCAGCAGAACCTCATGGGCGCGATGCTGCGTGCGGCCCAGTCCAAGAGCCTGCTGTCCAACGCCGACGACCTGTACTCCTTCGCCCGCTCGGCTCTGTCCACCCTGACCACCTCCCCGCGCATCGGCAGCCTGCCGACCCTGGCGGGCCTGGCCCAGTCGCTCCAGGCCATCGGTATGGACAACGTCAGCTTCATCACGATGCCTAACGCCCTGGTCGGCGCCCGTGTCGTTCCCACCGCTGAGGCGGAGGACGTGTGGAGCGCCCTGATCAACGACGTCCCCGTCGGCTCTGAGAACGTCTCGCTCCAGGGAACCGGTACCACCCCGTCGGTCACTGAGGCGGACGTCCAGGACGGCACGACGACTGACGCTGCGGGCGCAGGCGCTGACGGCGCTCAGGAGCCGGCGCAGTCCACCGGCACCACCGTGAACGAGGCTGCCCCTGAGCCCGCCGAGGACCCTGCCGCCCAGTGCTACGCCTCCGGCTCCTGA
- a CDS encoding glycosyltransferase family 2 protein, protein MTSSSPGTVRIVTVAYNPGEELERFLASVPASTSRDVSIVIADNGTEHELVRAVAARHGARVVGDGTNLGYGRGANLAAAGLTEDWVVVANPDVVWCPGSLDTLIDASVADPTAGCLGPRLLGTDGSVYPSGRALPTLVKGTGHALLTRVWPSNPFSAAYHDQDGADRQREVGWLSGACLLLPGEVWLALGGFDESYFMFFEDVDLGARVSRAGWRNVQVPGAVVVHEQGASWKARPERMIRAHHASARHYLAGVYDAPWQAPLRWAVSAGLRLHEEAEVRQAARAPR, encoded by the coding sequence GTGACCTCCTCCAGCCCTGGAACCGTCCGTATCGTGACGGTCGCCTACAACCCCGGCGAGGAGCTCGAGCGCTTCCTCGCGTCGGTGCCGGCCTCGACGAGCCGGGACGTGAGCATCGTCATCGCGGACAACGGCACCGAGCACGAGCTGGTGCGTGCCGTGGCCGCTCGTCACGGCGCTCGCGTCGTGGGGGACGGGACGAACCTCGGCTACGGCCGCGGGGCCAACCTGGCGGCAGCAGGGCTGACCGAGGACTGGGTGGTCGTCGCCAACCCGGACGTCGTGTGGTGTCCAGGCAGCCTCGACACCCTGATCGACGCCTCCGTGGCCGATCCCACCGCCGGGTGCCTAGGGCCGCGCCTTCTGGGGACGGACGGCAGCGTCTATCCCTCCGGACGTGCCCTGCCTACCTTGGTCAAGGGCACCGGCCACGCCCTCCTGACCCGTGTGTGGCCCTCGAATCCCTTCTCCGCCGCCTACCACGACCAGGACGGTGCCGACCGCCAGCGTGAGGTGGGGTGGCTCTCCGGCGCCTGCCTGCTGCTGCCTGGCGAGGTCTGGCTCGCTCTCGGTGGCTTTGACGAGTCCTACTTCATGTTCTTTGAGGACGTGGACCTGGGCGCCCGGGTGAGCCGGGCGGGGTGGCGCAATGTCCAGGTACCGGGCGCCGTCGTCGTCCACGAGCAGGGAGCCAGCTGGAAGGCGCGGCCGGAGCGCATGATCCGCGCCCACCACGCCTCAGCGCGCCACTACCTGGCTGGCGTGTACGACGCTCCGTGGCAGGCGCCGCTGCGCTGGGCGGTCAGTGCCGGTCTGCGCCTGCACGAGGAGGCCGAGGTGCGGCAGGCGGCTCGGGCGCCTCGCTGA
- a CDS encoding DUF2304 domain-containing protein produces the protein MSSHILIQVLLIVAVGALGWMMLRSPGGARHLAARRLATLLFVLFAVVAITFPGLMTRVAHVLGVGRGTDLLLYALVIAFLAQVLSSFRRNAARERQITQLARRIALSEAPEPPAAPRPPRAGADRH, from the coding sequence ATGAGCTCCCACATCCTCATCCAGGTCCTGCTCATCGTCGCCGTCGGCGCACTGGGCTGGATGATGCTGCGCTCGCCGGGAGGTGCCCGCCACCTGGCGGCCCGGCGTCTGGCCACGTTGCTGTTCGTCCTGTTCGCCGTCGTCGCGATCACATTCCCTGGGCTCATGACACGCGTGGCCCACGTGCTGGGTGTGGGGCGTGGGACGGACCTGCTCCTGTACGCCCTCGTCATCGCCTTCCTGGCGCAGGTCCTGTCCTCCTTCCGGCGCAACGCGGCCCGCGAGCGCCAGATCACTCAGCTGGCCCGGCGCATCGCCCTCAGCGAGGCGCCCGAGCCGCCTGCCGCACCTCGGCCTCCTCGTGCAGGCGCAGACCGGCACTGA
- a CDS encoding glycosyltransferase family 2 protein, producing the protein MSETGTKKTEPAWADLAQATWLVIPLYNEAQVVREVVTQARRTFPHVVAVDDGSTDASADEAAAAGAVVIRHPINLGQGAALQTGIDYVLERTSARYLVTFDADGQHRPADAAAMVTRAEAEGLGFVLGSRFLEGPAQVGWLKRLVLRTAAHVASRTSGMHLSDAHNGLRVLRRDAAGKLELTHNRMAHASQIVRQLGEAGLPWSEHAVHIAYTEYSRAKGQSLWNSVNILVDLLFA; encoded by the coding sequence GTGAGCGAGACGGGGACCAAGAAGACAGAGCCAGCCTGGGCCGACCTTGCGCAGGCCACCTGGCTCGTCATCCCGCTGTACAACGAGGCCCAGGTGGTCCGCGAGGTCGTCACCCAGGCCCGTCGCACCTTCCCACACGTCGTGGCGGTCGACGACGGCTCGACGGACGCCTCGGCTGATGAGGCCGCAGCCGCCGGCGCCGTCGTCATCCGCCACCCCATCAACCTGGGCCAGGGGGCCGCTCTGCAAACCGGTATCGACTATGTGCTGGAGCGCACGAGCGCGCGCTACCTGGTCACCTTCGACGCCGACGGCCAGCACCGCCCCGCCGACGCCGCGGCCATGGTCACCCGCGCCGAGGCCGAGGGCCTGGGCTTCGTCCTCGGCTCCCGGTTCCTGGAGGGCCCTGCCCAGGTGGGCTGGCTCAAGCGCCTGGTGCTGCGCACCGCGGCCCACGTGGCCTCACGGACCTCAGGCATGCACCTGTCAGACGCCCACAACGGGTTGCGGGTGCTGCGCCGTGACGCCGCCGGGAAGCTGGAGCTCACCCACAACCGCATGGCTCACGCCTCCCAGATCGTGCGCCAGCTGGGGGAGGCCGGCCTTCCCTGGAGCGAGCACGCGGTCCACATCGCCTACACCGAGTACTCCCGGGCCAAGGGCCAGTCCCTGTGGAACTCGGTCAACATCCTCGTCGACCTGCTCTTCGCCTGA
- a CDS encoding acyltransferase translates to MSVRVLESADVSPQARVGDGTSIWHLAQVRENAVLGTDCVVGRGAYIGQGVVMGDHCKIQNYALVYEPARLADGVFIGPAVVLTNDHFPRAVNPDGSLKSASDWEPVGVTIEEGASIGARAVCVAPVRIGAWATVAAGAVVTRDVPDHALVAGVPARRVGWVGRAGEPLVAVGVGEEGYLAGATRWRCPVTGTVFDESHDAIREVTH, encoded by the coding sequence ATGAGCGTACGAGTCCTGGAGTCGGCGGACGTCTCGCCGCAAGCCCGGGTCGGTGACGGCACGAGCATCTGGCACCTGGCGCAGGTGCGTGAGAACGCGGTCCTCGGCACGGACTGCGTGGTGGGTCGCGGGGCCTACATCGGCCAGGGCGTGGTCATGGGGGACCACTGCAAGATCCAGAACTACGCGCTGGTCTACGAGCCGGCCCGGCTCGCCGACGGCGTGTTCATCGGCCCGGCCGTGGTGCTCACCAATGACCACTTCCCGCGCGCGGTCAATCCTGACGGCTCGCTCAAGTCCGCCTCGGACTGGGAGCCGGTAGGTGTCACCATCGAGGAGGGCGCCTCGATCGGTGCCCGGGCGGTGTGCGTGGCTCCCGTGCGCATCGGTGCCTGGGCCACGGTGGCCGCCGGCGCCGTCGTCACCAGGGACGTGCCCGACCACGCGCTGGTCGCTGGTGTGCCGGCACGGCGCGTCGGCTGGGTCGGACGCGCGGGTGAGCCCCTGGTTGCCGTGGGCGTTGGCGAGGAGGGCTACCTCGCCGGTGCCACGAGGTGGCGCTGCCCCGTGACGGGTACTGTGTTTGACGAGTCCCATGACGCGATCCGAGAGGTGACCCACTGA